The genomic DNA gaaaccgaagtctctaccgtccgtttcgaagcaagctgcgcgctaaacttgaggtcgataaagaagccttgggcaatgcctatgatcgtatgtggtatgcttttggccgtctaacagatggggctgctatgcaggtgctgccctggatggagcggtttgctaagaaaggagctactgagagccagctggacggaatgcttgatcaaatggacttcatctttctggaccggaatctggaggagaaggctgtacgagaccttgcaagcttgaaacagaacaacaagcccttcacagtctttctcactgagttcaaccgactactcatggaagctgatggccataactggcctgaaaacacaaaaaggtcctacctagacaatgcattaaaccgtgagatgaacacacgccttgaaactgttgaaaagaaaaatggatttgaagactattgccgccagctacagcagattgcggaccggatggagaagaaccaattgcggtactcacggaacaataagcataccacctcaacttctccagctcaccctgtgaataccacccgtgcttcctctccaccccaagatatggactgggaacccacaacaacaacttctgcacgcagccaacctcgacgcgtggctaagcatgtatcacgagaagaaatggaacgccgcagacaagaacgacgttgccttcgttgtggtgactccacgcattttatctcccattgcccctacgacagtcctaggaacagtacccgcatggctcgctcacacattcatgggccggaacttgaagatgaagaagagcagttgagggaacaacccaagctgggaaaagaatagctcctgcaaaaagtctcttgcaggagcaccaccagcagttgatggatctacctacatggcgaccggccccagcagctcagatagaccttcagaaggagtggaacgacttccgaaaaagagtcaagtttgacagacctgaattcagagtatccgcattagtcaatggagaacaggtcagcagaacgttagtggacaccggttgtactacatatggtatggtttctgagaattttacccgaaaacatcaactggagcgtgtaaccatcaaaccacgaactatcgacgactacaagggcccaacggatgattgtataagggaggtagcgaaaatctcattgaacgtgggggaaaccaccaaaacactgcatggctgtatgttgttcctaaactgggtaggggactcgacatgattttaggccttgcatggatagacgaccaacaagtgtttatcgacccgaatggtccgaaattgcgcttcacaaatggcattgttgttagcagcatggaagatcaaccacaaatggatatccagcccatcggggcgaacgcttttgcactatggaaccgacaaaagaaaaaggacagcagcgtacagattttcgccgcaagtttaaaggacattgagaaagcattacgacccaaattgctgacagacccccgcaccaaactaccacctcattaccataaattcctatcagtatttgaccggaaggaagctgacaagcaaccaccatatcgaggaccaaatatcgaccataagattgaactcaataagaacgctgatggaacgacccctgaacctccatggggccccctttataatatgtcaagggatgaactgcttgtgctacggaagacattgacagagttgttggaaaagaacttcatacgtgttagcaattcgcctgctgcagcacctgtattgcttgtcaagaaacctggtggaggcttgcgattttgtgttgactaccgagcactgaacgccattacaaagaaggaccgctaccccctaccactaattaatgaaacattggaaagaattgggaaagcaaaatggttcaccaagttggatgttattgctgcttttcacaagattcgtgtcgctgccggcgatgaatggttgaccgcattccgaactcgatttgggctgtttgaatggcttgtaacaccatttggactagccaatgcaccgagcaccttccaacgctatgttaattgggtcctacgagatttcctagatgaatttgcttctgcttaccttgacgacatcttgatatttacggatggaacattgtcagagcatcaagagcatgtctgcaaagtattaggccgtctccaagaggctggcttacagattgatattgataaatgcgaatttgaagtgaagtcaacaaaatatttaggattcattattgaggcaggaaaaggtgtcagcatggatccagcaaaggttgaagcaatcatgaactgggctgcccctaccactgtgaaaggtgtcaggtcatttttgggattcgcgaacttctacagacgtttcatccgaaactattctgaacttacaactccactaacagcgttgactcaaaaagataaaccctttgtgtgggatgataaatgcaaggaaagcttccaacagttaaaaaggatgtttacaacggcaccaatcctcatgcaatttgatccagaccgcgagactgtcgtcgagactgactcatcagggtgggccactggtggcgtactttcacagtatgatgatgatggtgtattacgaccttgcgcgtacttttccaagaaaaacactcctgcagagtgcaactaccagattcatgacaaggaacttttggcgatcatcaatgcattgaaagagtgggaatcagagctcatatcagtggtaaatttccagatactgacagaccatcgcaatctccgttattttactaccatgagacgactgaatgagagacagatgagatgggcagatctattgagccgatacaacttcacacttcattaccgaccagggaagcttgcagggcgccctgatgcactgtctcgacgagagcaggatgttcctgtattgggtgatgaacggctaaagcatcgcgaacaacgactattcgatcctgagatcctcaaggacggaccagtggaaggaagcagcaaaagaggactagttgaagaaccccatcctattaatgtgtcccggatccttctagcaccagtcggcatggagccctataacagtgagccaagcgcacctcaaggatatgaacaggcgaacgaacctaccaatctcaatagtgagcgaccatcgttggaagagctactggatatgactcttgatgaacattgggctcgggtagagccactagatgaaaagtatggtcgtatacgagaagcagtgcaagtaggagcacatcaattcccacgtgaactggggatcaaagcctcaatctcagaatgctctattgaaccgaacaaccgcttgtgctaccgaggccggcgatgggtccctgacattgaatctctgaggacaaggttgctacaagaaacacatgactcagtacttacaggccatccagggaggagcgcaatgtatgctatcctggcacgaagggtctactggcctgcaatctctgaggatgtcagacgatttgtacggaactgtgacaaatgcagtgccaacaatgtatggagagaccgccgacaaggcctactgaagcctctaccaattccagaccgaaaatggagatatattgcaattgacttcatcgagaagttaccaatctcaaatggttatgaaaacatcatggttattgtcgatcgccttggaaaaggtgtcatccccataccctgtgagaagatcgacacctacacagtagcacagaagcttattcagagtttcattggctatcatggcattccagccagtattgtatcagacagaggaagacaattcaccaatgagatgtggaagcgtttttgtgagctactggggatcaaacgacaattatcaactgcctaccacgctgaaaccgatggccaaactgagcgaatgaatgctactattgaactattcttgcgctcattctgtgatcacacacaatcgaactgggcgtcattgctaccaatggcacagcttgcaatatgcagccgggatgctgcctccacaggtgtcagtccattcttccttgaccacggctaccacgtcgatccctttcagttagaagaggatgttgaaatcaacctttcagcaccagacctgggcaccatgcgtgaacgaggtgaacgaattgcagccaagctaaggggagctcttgacatcgccacaacagaactggctgtcgcccaacagaaacaagaagactatgccaatcgtcaaagagatgtcgcccctgaataccaggttgggcagaaagtctggcttgacctgcgcaatatacaaacagaacgccctagcaagaaactgggaagcaggcaggcaaaatttactgtgttggaaaagattggatcccacgcctaccgcctcaacacaccaggcacaatccacaacgtgtttcatacagcgctcctccgcccagcggcaatggatcccttccctagccaacggaaagatgactaccaacctcctgcagaaatgatcaatgggaatgaagaatatatggtcgaacgaatactagatgagcgttttcgacggtggggacgaggcgaaagacatgagtttttagtcaaatacattggctggcaggaaccggaatggaacgatgcgaggaacatggaggataccatagcattggatgactgggaaacctacaaaacgatgaatgggattgttgtccaatcggccttgagtataccaaatgagccaccccacgccggggggcgatcgcggaggcgacgaggaaggggggtaatgtaacgggctaggcccgaaaggcacctcgaaccataaatggttctcgattgaagctattcacaagagcgtgccgaagtcaggtgatcgtagatcacctgatcacgagtatataaatccaccgccagcgtgtctttctttctttctttctttcctttccccaacgagttcttttgtacatatctatatattagatagcaaggcttcggcccattacatgcAGTTCCTTGTAGCTCAGGGTCTGCTGGTCATCGCTCCAGTAGATATATCCcagactggtggtggtgttctgGATGCGCTTGCCAAACGTGCGCAGCCCGTGTGAGCCAGTTGAAGGGGGGCAGCCACCCCCGGGAGGAGGAACCGCTCCCGCATGGCCTCCAGGGCATCTGCCGGGTGCTCAACCTGACCATGGTCCGCCATCTGCACCGCGCGCTGCGCCACCAGCATCTGGGCCATCTTGATCAGCCCGGACAGGGAGCTGGTGAACGCGTAGGGGTCCCGGAAGGTCTGTTTCTCCacatccacccccaacactgCCAGGAAGGCCACCACCGCACTCTCAAAGAGATCCCCTTTCAGTGGGTGGTCCAGCAGCGCGATGGACAGGTCCAGGCAGGCATGGTCCAGTTGCTCATATGCTGCATGGCGCCGCTCGGTCCTCCGGTCCCCCTCCGGGTCCCGATCCCGATCCCCCCCACGGGGCGTCTGGATGACGACCCATGGGCCCCCTCCtgtggtccatggtggatgatccgccGCCCCGGGCCCGGGTGTGCAGAGTGGTGGCGAGGGCAATGACAGCAGCTCCGCTGCCGccgtctccatccggtccagGGCCGCCAGCTGTGCAGTGGTGAGCTGGTGGCCGAGCTGCACGGCTGCATTGGGGCGGCTGGTGCGGTAGGCGAAGCAGATCAGCCGCTGCCAGACCTGCCGGTAGGCCCGGTAGGTGGAGGGCCGGAGCTGGATCAGGATGGGCCGGTCCCACACCCGTGGCCGTTGCAGGAAGCTGTTGATTCGGATCTGGTGGACCGGATTGAACAGGGTTAGCCATCCGTTGGATATTATCATCCATACAAATCGATGTACAGACGGAGAGATATAGATCGATATACATAgtatacacacacacatgcacacgcacatatatatatatatatatatatctccctCTCTACATGCATATGGCATATGGGTGTGCACGTGCgtgcatgtggtgtgggagtgcatgtggtgtgggagtgccaatatatatatatttctcgcTTGCTTGCCGACTCACCTGGTCAAACTCGTTGATCCGCCGCGTCTTGATGGACTGGTAGGCCGCCTCGATCAGCCGCTCGACGCTGGCGCTGAACACTGTCAGAAGGGGCTCAGCTGTGGGATCCGGTGGTGCAGCCAGCGGGGCTACCGCTGTGAAGGCATGCCCATGCAGGAACTCGGGCCACCGGGTGAGCTCCAGCCAGGGGGATATCTCGGTGGGCGCTTTGGCATCCGGGTCCGGCACCTGCTGGGCCccggcctccgccgccgccgcgtcCTCGGCGAGGGCCCCGGCCACCTGCCTCCGGATGAACTCCACCTCACCCATGGTGGCCGCCTGGCGGGCCCGCTCCGTGTGCGCGGGTGGGGTGACCTGGAAGAAACCGCTGCCGGCaccggaggggaagaagcgcTGACAGCTGACGGTCCGATACAGGGGCAGCGGGGACACCTGGCTGGCCGGGGGCTGTCGGCCCCGGGGTCGACGGTCCGCATGGATCCGGGTCCGGTGCCGCAGGAGGCTCTCAGGATTGCACACGATGTAGGCACAGTCGGGGTGGGGGCAGCGATAGCCCGGGTGGACGGGGAGCCCCGGGACCGGCGGACTCCCCGGGGCCGGGGGCGGCGGGACCGGACGGTCAGGCTCCCGCGCGGGGTCCCAGCAGGGCCGCTTGAGCATCAGGGCACAGGCGGCCCGGCGGAGGGCCGGGGTGGCCGCGGAGGGATGCTTGGGATGGCGGTTGGCCAGGTGGGCGGCGAGATGGGCGGGCCGCACGGCGAATCCACAGGGACCACAGATCCACAGGCGATGGGTGTCGTTGTAGAGGAAGAGGTCCATCCTCTTTCGTTCTCggtccttccttctttcttttcaggtTGTTGCCGGTGTTCGATTGGGTTCGATGAGCACTCACCGTTTAtgtgtatgggtatgggtatgggtatgggtttgtggatgtggatgtggatgtgtataatatctatagatatatatatatatatatctatatctatatctatatatcggggacaggaaggaaaaagggaaagaagagaaggggagCTCGCAGCGTCTTAATAACCGGACAAACAGATCGAGATCGACGGATCGACGGACGGACGGGACGAAGGGGTGGGACCGGAGACGGGACGAACGGACCAATGAGGATTAGAGAAAACCGATCGGGCCCTGGATCGGTGACGCACTAGGGTATAGACTCCCATTTACGCCACTGGAAGAATTTGATAAAGCGATAAAGGGATTTTTTGACGATGGCCCTGCCGCCGCATCCAGCAGATTTGCGGCCCTTCAAACCGCTGTTATGTCTGGAGAGACAGTGGTTGACTCGAACGACAGCGTTCCCTTCATGGAAGATTTCATTGCTCAAATGTATCCTTGGAATTCCTGCAAACTGGCCACCACCCTTGTTCTTCTATTTGCCAGCACGCCAGAGCCAGAAGCTATGTTTAAAGCCCTTCAGTTTCAGGCTCGGTCTTTAGGAGGGCTTCCTACTATGGAAACAATCCTCGGCTCCCCATCTGCAGACCTGCCAAAGCGGTTCTCGCAGGCCAAAGTTGCCGCAATTGATGGAAAAGTCGGCAAGGTAACAGTATTGGGCGTGGTTCTCGTTGACGTGGAAATGGTCGAGCGGGGTGAGAAGAGGAGCCAGGACATGCGCTATACATCCTTTGCGCATTCTTTTGTCATGGCTATAGGAAGGGAGGGTGTTCGAGTGTACCAAGCATGGGGACAGCATGGTTATCGCCTGGATAAGTACCTAATGAGAGGCGGCTcctgtgacggcctggtcacgttggttgcttatcacgtgaggtgtggttgtttgctttgttgctttgttgataaatatggcgttacctcctttcttccttcctcatgttgattattctcgtcgatagctacctaggtagaacccatgagttggacgttccatcatcctagtagagcgccgtgacataataatcaacatcctccttttataccttagggagagaaataccaaaggcttctcccttcaagggattcgctggtgccgcagttcgggagctggccaggctataacagtgtctccattcaagtttccatcctcaagttcatcctcaagtcaagtcaagcgctgcttcagttaagtttctagagctcaggactgaaacttctgttgttggcatattcaagttcaactttcaagaagtccagtggttgcgactatgctggcaccccttcaagttctcaagacttaagtttttcaagattcaagctcacgatctctttcttaaagatcatggacccctttcaagaactccgaaacgaattttcttctacgatccgcgccctccagaatgaaatcgaatccatcaaaaacgaacccaaaccacttcaacgaccaaagccatgcctccccgatcccgagaaattcaatggacaatctttgaagtttgatacctggcttgcttcgatgaaggctaagcttaggattgatgctccagctattggtgatccagtggctcagttctactatgtctatctgaatctggaaagcaaagtccaagctctagttcttccccagttatcttatgcagaagacaccaacacctgggattacaacaccatccttgatcaactatctctggtttatgacaaccccaacaaggttcaagaagctgaagatcatctactagtcctaaagcaggatagtggtgaatctgtggcagcctacatcgccaagtttgagaggattctttatgaggcaaagggcaaagattggcctgatgtcaccaagatttcagcgttcaggaaaggcctcaatcctactctccgaggacgtctcaaccagcagttgaatcttccaaaatcatacactgatttccttcgtgtggttcaacaattgggaagtcattctttcagctcaaattccaccaatgtttcccactctcaatcacaccaatctggctctcacaccaagtctgatcctatggacctcagcgtcatcaatatcaactccctgtcagcagcgtccacctccctagatgaaaggaacagacgacgacaacaaggatcctgtgtgagatgtggctcctctgatcattgggtgaaggattgttccatgaaggcacacaaggaatccaataaaatatggaaccagcagatgattgcaaggttagaggcaaaccgtcttgatgaccttaatgatctcgatgattgatttttggagatatttggacatgttcatgtgtttttctttttcaagtgtctcatgtattgttgccttctcatgttttcttacctgtgggttgaccatgacattgaggacaatgcctattgaagccggggggtaatgtgacggcctggtcacgttggttgcttatcacgtgaggtgtggttgtttgctttgttgctttgttgataaatatggcgttacctcctttcttccttcctcatgttgattattctcgtcgatagctacctaggtagaacccatgagttggacgttccatcatcctagtagagcgccgtgacagctCCAGACTTCGCTCCTGGAAAGAGGCAAAAACATTCCTCAAGAGATTTCAGAAGCTCAGTTGTTCGCAGGTAGGATAACTCGTTTTGACGCAGTAGCTTTCTAATTCTTCTGACATGAAACAGGGGTCCTGGTCTAATGAACTAAACAGCGCGTATAAAGAATGTTTCGAAGTGGAACTTAATTCAATTTGTGGTAAAAGGAAGCTGCAATCTCCTATTGTTCCTGTTTACCGTCCCTGGGTGAAAATCCATGAAATTAATGATGTGAAAGTGGATGACATCAAGAAATTTACATGGAAGGATGCTATGTAGGTGGGACCGGGATGTTACAATTTGTtacctagcttagttcttcgcgatcaatacgaGTCATTCAGTATTGGTTAcctttctagtttctgactcgtccgcattcaaccaacaaaccagtatacgtactcggttggccttgtttctctattcgttactcCGTCAATTACGCCTGGCCGTTTAGAACTTCGAGGGCCGAACCAAGTCTAAACAAAGGCTGAGTGAAGTTTCAACTCTTCTTCCAGCTTCTATCTCTTTGATTCTGGTGCAATGGACGAAGCAAGAGAGAAGCCGGCCTTGTTG from Aspergillus chevalieri M1 DNA, chromosome 1, nearly complete sequence includes the following:
- a CDS encoding uncharacterized protein (COG:S;~EggNog:ENOG410QEA6;~InterPro:IPR022698,IPR013087;~PFAM:PF12013) gives rise to the protein MDLFLYNDTHRLWICGPCGFAVRPAHLAAHLANRHPKHPSAATPALRRAACALMLKRPCWDPAREPDRPVPPPPAPGSPPVPGLPVHPGYRCPHPDCAYIVCNPESLLRHRTRIHADRRPRGRQPPASQVSPLPLYRTVSCQRFFPSGAGSGFFQVTPPAHTERARQAATMGEVEFIRRQVAGALAEDAAAAEAGAQQVPDPDAKAPTEISPWLELTRWPEFLHGHAFTAVAPLAAPPDPTAEPLLTVFSASVERLIEAAYQSIKTRRINEFDQIRINSFLQRPRVWDRPILIQLRPSTYRAYRQVWQRLICFAYRTSRPNAAVQLGHQLTTAQLAALDRMETAAAELLSLPSPPLCTPGPGAADHPPWTTGGGPWVVIQTPRGGDRDRDPEGDRRTERRHAAYEQLDHACLDLSIALLDHPLKGDLFESAVVAFLAVLGVDVEKQTFRDPYAFTSSLSGLIKMAQMLVAQRAVQMADHGQVEHPADALEAMRERFLLPGVAAPLQLAHTGCARLASASRTPPPVWDISTGAMTSRP